Within Malus domestica chromosome 04, GDT2T_hap1, the genomic segment AGTAGCTCATGTCCAAATAGCACTTTCCATCATCATCCAAAAACtgaaacaaacagaaacaaattaATTACCAAATCAAAGTTAattacatgtgtgtgtgtgtgtgtgtatctctAATTAGTGATGttgaaattaaaacttactttggTTCTCACACAATACCAGCCCCTGGCAAATATGCTTGCAGGAACAGTATCTTCTGCAGTCTCATATATATAAGGTTCTTCTTGAGGACTAAATGTTCCAAGCATTCTCTTTGAATTGTCCACTGTCAAAAAGTTTAGAAGGATATTGTATCGAACTCGTCAATCATTCATGGAAGTTGAATTTAAGACATCTTATTTATAAGTGGAAATGAATACCGCTAGACTGTAAAATTACTGGCTAATATCAATAATGTGATTATATATGATTATGATTCAGTTTTTACCTCTAACACCAGTCTTCCACACAGTGTTGGTGTACTTGAGGCCTGAGACGATGTTTTTGGAGACGGAGAATGTGAATTTGATGCGGTACTGGCATCCTTCTTTGAGTGTGAACAGACTGCTCTTGGGTTTGTGAGTAAGCGGGATCGGCAGGACAAGATCCGGCCGGCCCCGGCAGACGATTGTGAGACTTAGTACCCTCACTTCCGGTTCTTTACTCTCTGATCAATTTCAAACACTTGGAATTAATTTCTCCACTCAGTAGAAATCATAGATTTTCAAAACATTTAGAAGTTTATTTAAAAAGATAAGAGAAAATCAGTTAAACACCTCCAACAGCAGAGAGATCAACACTCCCAAGAAGTTGCTCCTTCCATTTCCTCAAACTCTCATCATCCTTTGAAGAATTATAAACGTAATGAACAATATTATAGTAACagacaaaaaagaagaaaaacgtaCAAATTAACCATGCAATGTAAAACTGACATAATGAAGTAAAAAAATAGTGACGTACTTTATCTTTCTCAAGCTGCTCCTTGAGAGAAAACTGAGGGCCAAGAACCAACTGATCCTTTTCCGATTCCAATGCGGCGACCTCATCGTCCTCTTCATCCAGATCAACCTCATCACTATGACCATCGTCACCTTTGGGTAGCAGCTGGCTCGGTTTTTCAACACTTGCAGCCATGTTTTTCTTGTCACTGTTAACGAGCTCCTCTTCTGCCATTTGAGAATTGAAAGTTGCACCTTTGGTTGCAGAAATAGCGCCCACAGCTGCCgacatttttaccaaaaaaagcaCGAAAAGATGGAGGAAAGGATGGGTGAAGAAGAGTGTAAACAAAGGTTTGGTTGGATTGGACTGGATGCTTTAATTCACTCGGTTTCTCTCTATCTGTGCAGGGAACTACGGAATACGACGTCGGATTATATTGTACAAAGTATTGTATGAGAAGAGGATTTGGAGCGAATTGTATGCAGTTGAATGTGTGTTATATATAATGTTGGAGGACAAACTGCTAAGCTTGGATGGCACTAGGTGATTGAGATTGAACTGACCATTTTACCCCCTATGCGTATGCTATGCAGTATGCACATTCTGGTTGATTACAAATTATTTTCTGGTACAATTTGTtccctttatattaaaaaatgttaaaaaaaaaggaggagaaaATTGTTCAATTGTACAAAGAAGCATGGGAGTCATGATTAACATGATCAAAGGAGCAGCGTGAAGTCATGATGATCAGAAAAGAAAAGCAGTATGCAGGATAACATGTAGATGAAAACACAAATGTAAAAGCACACCTTTCATGTTCAGCCAAGAGTTCCGCTCTTTTGGTCATCAGATGATTAAGAGAGCATTTTCGTTTGTCCAATAattatcaacaacaacaacaaagttttaTTTGACTAAGTGGGATCGACTGTATGAATCTTAAAACGTCACTGCGCCTGATTGTGCATCAAGTCTTCCAAATACTTtatgtcttttcttaaagtctttTTCAAAATCTTATTAGGTCTTTCTCTACCCCGCATAGCTTTTGTCTCATAATCGCATTTTCTAACCAGACCTCTACAGGTCTTCGGTTCATATGTCCAAACAACCTTAACCGATTCTCTCATCTTATATTTAATTACGaccactcctactttacctcggatatcctcgtTCTTAATCTTATCTTTTTTTGTGTGCCTACACTTCCAACAGAGCATTCTTATTGCTACTGCACTAATTTTTTGCACGTGTTGATTTTTTACTGCCCAACAGTCTGTCATTGAGCATTGCTGGCCTTATTGTCATCCTATAAAAATTTCCCTTAAGGTTTAGTGGCATACAACGGTCGCACGACATACACGATGCACTCCTTCTCTTCATCCATctaacttgtattctatggttgagatctccatccaATTCTCCGttattttgcaagatagatccaagAACGTTCAATGACTATCTTCTACGAAGTTTGTGCTGATTATCTACTCCAACatgaccaaaaataaaaaattacaagcaTGTCTACTTACATGATATGAGGACATGATACGATGGATTAGAGGAAATGGCGATGTGAAGGATTGTGTATGATATAAACAACCCTCCCCTTCCCCTCCCAAAAGTTAATGGAATACCTTCATTTTTTAAGATATTCCATATCCAAAATTGATGGAAGCCACTTAATTAATGCATTCTCTAAGCGTTAGTAAACTCAGAATTATAAATCATACACATTCATTCCCACTCCCATGCATGGTAAGTAAACATGCTCTACAAGTTCACATTGGTAGTCCCTACTAGCCCCGTTGAGGCACAGCGTCCATGCCCAAGGCCTGCTTCCGATGGAGGTTTAGGGCCCAGGGTTTAACTTGGGGTCGAGTCTGAATTCGCACACTTCTTTTCATCGAACAACCCCCAATTGCGCTGAAATTTTTCTCCTTATAATATAATGTTGTcccttaataaaataaaatacccagtgcacaaggctcccgctttacgcggGGTTTGGAaaaggtgaatgtcggctagccttacccccatttatggagaggctgctcccaagtctcgaactcgagacctaccgctcatggacgaaAGCACTTGTCATCGCAT encodes:
- the LOC114824317 gene encoding rho GDP-dissociation inhibitor 1-like, producing the protein MSAAVGAISATKGATFNSQMAEEELVNSDKKNMAASVEKPSQLLPKGDDGHSDEVDLDEEDDEVAALESEKDQLVLGPQFSLKEQLEKDKDDESLRKWKEQLLGSVDLSAVGESKEPEVRVLSLTIVCRGRPDLVLPIPLTHKPKSSLFTLKEGCQYRIKFTFSVSKNIVSGLKYTNTVWKTGVRVDNSKRMLGTFSPQEEPYIYETAEDTVPASIFARGWYCVRTKFLDDDGKCYLDMSYYFEIQKNWPKST